A stretch of Melospiza melodia melodia isolate bMelMel2 chromosome 24, bMelMel2.pri, whole genome shotgun sequence DNA encodes these proteins:
- the NDEL1 gene encoding nuclear distribution protein nudE-like 1 isoform X3, whose product MDSEEIPTFSSPKEETAYWKELSLKYKQSFQEAREELAEFQEGSRELEAELEAQLVQAEQRNRDLQADNQRLKYEVETLKEKLEHQYAQSYKQVSLLEDDLSQTRAIKDQLHKYVRELEQANDDLERAKRATIVSLEDFEQRLNQAIERNAFLESELDDKESLLVSVQRLKDEARDLRQELAVRERQQEVTRKSAPSSPTLDCEKMDSAVQASLSLPATPVGKGSENSFPSPKAIPNGFGTSPLTPSARISALNIVGDLLRKVGALESKLAACRNFAKDQASRKSYISGNVSSAVLSSNGTKYPHPGHTSFFDKGAVNGFDQGPPGLGGSRPSSAPGMLPLSV is encoded by the exons ATGGACAGTGAAGAAATTCCTACTTTCTCGAGTCCAAAGGAGGAAACTGCATATTGGAAAGAACTTTCCTTGAAGTACAAGCAAAG CTTCCAGGAGGCTCGTGAAGAGCTGGCTGAGTTCCAGGAGGGAAGCAGGGAATTAGAGGCTGAGTTGGAGGCACAGCTAGTACAAGCTGAGCAGAGGAACAGAGATTTGCAAGCAGATAACCAAAGACTGAAATATGAAGTGGAAACATTAAAG gAGAAACTGGAGCACCAGTATGCCCAGAGTTACAAGCAGGTGTCGTTGTTGGAGGATGACCTGAGCCAGACAAGGGCCATCAAAGACCAGCTGCACAAGTATGTGAGGGAGCTAGAGCAGGCCAACGATGACCTGGAACGTGCCAAGAG GGCAACAATAGTTTCATTGGAAGACTTTGAACAAAGGCTGAACCAAGCTATTGAGAGAAATGCATTTTTAGAAAGTGAACTGGATGACAAGGAGTCATTGCTGGTTTCTGTACAGAGATTAAAGGATGAAGCAAGAG ACCTGCGGCAGGAGCTGGCTGTGAGGGAAAGGCAGCAGGAGGTGACACGGAAATCAGCTCCCAGCTCCCCCACTCTGGACTGTGAGAAGATGGACTCAGCTGTCCAGGCCTCTCTCTCCTTGCCAGCCACACCCGTTGGAAAAGGATCAGAAAATAGTTTTCCTTCCCCAAAAG CTATACCAAATGGGTTTGGAACCAGCCCACTCACTCCTTCAGCTCGAATATCTGCACTCAACATCGTGGGAGATCTGCTACGCAAAGTGGGG GCCTTAGAATCCAAATTAGCTGCTTGCAGGAACTTTGCAAAGGACCAGGCATCACGGAAATCCTACATTTCAGGGAACGTCAGCAGCGCCGTGCTGAGCAGCAACGGCACCAAGTACCCACACCCAGGGCACACGTCCTTCTTTGACAAGGG GGCAGTGAATGGCTTTGACCAaggcccccctggcctggggggCTCCCGCCCGTCCTCGGCACCGGGAATGCTCCCCCTGAGCGTATGA
- the NDEL1 gene encoding nuclear distribution protein nudE-like 1 isoform X2, which produces MDSEEIPTFSSPKEETAYWKELSLKYKQSFQEAREELAEFQEGSRELEAELEAQLVQAEQRNRDLQADNQRLKYEVETLKEKLEHQYAQSYKQVSLLEDDLSQTRAIKDQLHKYVRELEQANDDLERAKRATIVSLEDFEQRLNQAIERNAFLESELDDKESLLVSVQRLKDEARDLRQELAVRERQQEVTRKSAPSSPTLDCEKMDSAVQASLSLPATPVGKGSENSFPSPKAIPNGFGTSPLTPSARISALNIVGDLLRKVGALESKLAACRNFAKDQASRKSYISGNVSSAVLSSNGTKYPHPGHTSFFDKGREKVIFPTLVMGQ; this is translated from the exons ATGGACAGTGAAGAAATTCCTACTTTCTCGAGTCCAAAGGAGGAAACTGCATATTGGAAAGAACTTTCCTTGAAGTACAAGCAAAG CTTCCAGGAGGCTCGTGAAGAGCTGGCTGAGTTCCAGGAGGGAAGCAGGGAATTAGAGGCTGAGTTGGAGGCACAGCTAGTACAAGCTGAGCAGAGGAACAGAGATTTGCAAGCAGATAACCAAAGACTGAAATATGAAGTGGAAACATTAAAG gAGAAACTGGAGCACCAGTATGCCCAGAGTTACAAGCAGGTGTCGTTGTTGGAGGATGACCTGAGCCAGACAAGGGCCATCAAAGACCAGCTGCACAAGTATGTGAGGGAGCTAGAGCAGGCCAACGATGACCTGGAACGTGCCAAGAG GGCAACAATAGTTTCATTGGAAGACTTTGAACAAAGGCTGAACCAAGCTATTGAGAGAAATGCATTTTTAGAAAGTGAACTGGATGACAAGGAGTCATTGCTGGTTTCTGTACAGAGATTAAAGGATGAAGCAAGAG ACCTGCGGCAGGAGCTGGCTGTGAGGGAAAGGCAGCAGGAGGTGACACGGAAATCAGCTCCCAGCTCCCCCACTCTGGACTGTGAGAAGATGGACTCAGCTGTCCAGGCCTCTCTCTCCTTGCCAGCCACACCCGTTGGAAAAGGATCAGAAAATAGTTTTCCTTCCCCAAAAG CTATACCAAATGGGTTTGGAACCAGCCCACTCACTCCTTCAGCTCGAATATCTGCACTCAACATCGTGGGAGATCTGCTACGCAAAGTGGGG GCCTTAGAATCCAAATTAGCTGCTTGCAGGAACTTTGCAAAGGACCAGGCATCACGGAAATCCTACATTTCAGGGAACGTCAGCAGCGCCGTGCTGAGCAGCAACGGCACCAAGTACCCACACCCAGGGCACACGTCCTTCTTTGACAAGGG GCGTGAGAAGGTCATATTCCCCACCTTGGTCATGG GGCAGTGA
- the NDEL1 gene encoding nuclear distribution protein nudE-like 1 isoform X1 has protein sequence MESLGSLFKVVLIMDSEEIPTFSSPKEETAYWKELSLKYKQSFQEAREELAEFQEGSRELEAELEAQLVQAEQRNRDLQADNQRLKYEVETLKEKLEHQYAQSYKQVSLLEDDLSQTRAIKDQLHKYVRELEQANDDLERAKRATIVSLEDFEQRLNQAIERNAFLESELDDKESLLVSVQRLKDEARDLRQELAVRERQQEVTRKSAPSSPTLDCEKMDSAVQASLSLPATPVGKGSENSFPSPKAIPNGFGTSPLTPSARISALNIVGDLLRKVGALESKLAACRNFAKDQASRKSYISGNVSSAVLSSNGTKYPHPGHTSFFDKGAVNGFDQGPPGLGGSRPSSAPGMLPLSV, from the exons GTCGTGTTGATCATGGACAGTGAAGAAATTCCTACTTTCTCGAGTCCAAAGGAGGAAACTGCATATTGGAAAGAACTTTCCTTGAAGTACAAGCAAAG CTTCCAGGAGGCTCGTGAAGAGCTGGCTGAGTTCCAGGAGGGAAGCAGGGAATTAGAGGCTGAGTTGGAGGCACAGCTAGTACAAGCTGAGCAGAGGAACAGAGATTTGCAAGCAGATAACCAAAGACTGAAATATGAAGTGGAAACATTAAAG gAGAAACTGGAGCACCAGTATGCCCAGAGTTACAAGCAGGTGTCGTTGTTGGAGGATGACCTGAGCCAGACAAGGGCCATCAAAGACCAGCTGCACAAGTATGTGAGGGAGCTAGAGCAGGCCAACGATGACCTGGAACGTGCCAAGAG GGCAACAATAGTTTCATTGGAAGACTTTGAACAAAGGCTGAACCAAGCTATTGAGAGAAATGCATTTTTAGAAAGTGAACTGGATGACAAGGAGTCATTGCTGGTTTCTGTACAGAGATTAAAGGATGAAGCAAGAG ACCTGCGGCAGGAGCTGGCTGTGAGGGAAAGGCAGCAGGAGGTGACACGGAAATCAGCTCCCAGCTCCCCCACTCTGGACTGTGAGAAGATGGACTCAGCTGTCCAGGCCTCTCTCTCCTTGCCAGCCACACCCGTTGGAAAAGGATCAGAAAATAGTTTTCCTTCCCCAAAAG CTATACCAAATGGGTTTGGAACCAGCCCACTCACTCCTTCAGCTCGAATATCTGCACTCAACATCGTGGGAGATCTGCTACGCAAAGTGGGG GCCTTAGAATCCAAATTAGCTGCTTGCAGGAACTTTGCAAAGGACCAGGCATCACGGAAATCCTACATTTCAGGGAACGTCAGCAGCGCCGTGCTGAGCAGCAACGGCACCAAGTACCCACACCCAGGGCACACGTCCTTCTTTGACAAGGG GGCAGTGAATGGCTTTGACCAaggcccccctggcctggggggCTCCCGCCCGTCCTCGGCACCGGGAATGCTCCCCCTGAGCGTATGA